A window of Leclercia adecarboxylata contains these coding sequences:
- the moaD gene encoding molybdopterin synthase sulfur carrier subunit: MIKVLFFAQVRELVNTDSLTLDIQVDTVEALRAHLAAQSDRWALALDAEKLLAAVNQTLVEFTHPVKPGDEVAFFPPVTGG, encoded by the coding sequence ATGATTAAAGTACTGTTTTTTGCGCAGGTGCGTGAGCTGGTGAATACCGACAGCCTGACGCTGGATATTCAGGTCGATACCGTGGAAGCGCTGCGGGCGCATCTGGCGGCGCAAAGCGATCGCTGGGCGCTGGCGCTGGACGCCGAAAAACTGCTGGCGGCGGTCAACCAGACGCTGGTGGAGTTCACGCATCCGGTGAAGCCTGGCGATGAGGTGGCTTTCTTTCCACCGGTTACCGGGGGCTGA
- the moaE gene encoding molybdopterin synthase catalytic subunit MoaE — translation MAETKIVVEPARFNVGSEYSWLAERDEDGAVVTFTGKVRNHNLGDSVKALTLEHYPGMTEKALTEIVVQARERWPLGRVTVIHRIGEMWPGEEIVFVGVTSAHRGSAFAAGEFIMDYLKTRAPFWKREATPEGDRWVESRDSDKEAASRW, via the coding sequence ATGGCAGAGACCAAAATTGTTGTCGAGCCGGCGCGTTTTAACGTTGGCAGCGAGTACAGCTGGCTGGCGGAGCGTGACGAAGACGGCGCGGTGGTGACCTTCACCGGCAAAGTGCGTAACCACAATCTGGGCGACAGCGTGAAAGCGCTGACCCTCGAGCACTATCCCGGCATGACCGAAAAGGCGCTGACGGAGATCGTCGTCCAGGCGCGCGAGCGCTGGCCGCTCGGCCGCGTAACGGTGATCCACCGTATCGGTGAGATGTGGCCGGGAGAGGAGATTGTCTTTGTCGGCGTGACCAGCGCCCATCGCGGCAGCGCGTTCGCGGCGGGCGAGTTCATTATGGATTATCTGAAAACCCGCGCCCCGTTCTGGAAGCGCGAAGCCACCCCGGAAGGGGATCGCTGGGTCGAGTCCCGGGACAGCGACAAGGAAGCCGCCAGCCGCTGGTAG
- a CDS encoding Bax inhibitor-1/YccA family protein, with amino-acid sequence MDRFPRSDSIVQQSRTGLQTYMAQVYGWMTCGLLLTAFVAWFSANTPAVMMFVFSSKITFFGLIIAQLALVFVLSGLVHKLSAGMATTLFMLYSALTGLTLSSIFIVYTYSSIASTFVVAGGMFGAMSLYGYTTKRDLSGFGNMLFMALIGIVLASLVNFWLKSEALMWAVTYIGVIVFVGLTAYDTQKLKNIGENIDVRDSSNLRKYSILGALTLYLDFINLFLMLLRIFGNRR; translated from the coding sequence ATGGACAGATTTCCCCGTTCCGATTCCATCGTTCAGCAGAGCCGTACCGGGCTGCAAACCTACATGGCCCAGGTCTACGGCTGGATGACCTGCGGCCTGCTGCTCACCGCGTTTGTCGCCTGGTTTTCCGCCAATACCCCGGCGGTGATGATGTTTGTCTTCTCCAGCAAAATCACCTTCTTTGGCCTGATTATCGCCCAGCTGGCGCTGGTGTTTGTCCTCTCCGGGCTGGTGCATAAGCTCAGCGCAGGGATGGCCACCACGCTGTTTATGCTCTATTCAGCGCTGACCGGCCTGACGCTCTCCAGTATCTTTATCGTCTATACCTACTCCTCCATCGCCAGCACCTTTGTGGTGGCGGGCGGGATGTTCGGCGCGATGAGTCTCTACGGCTACACCACCAAACGCGACCTGAGCGGGTTTGGCAATATGCTGTTTATGGCGCTGATTGGGATTGTGCTGGCGTCGCTGGTGAACTTCTGGCTGAAGAGTGAAGCGCTGATGTGGGCTGTGACCTATATCGGGGTGATTGTCTTCGTCGGCCTGACGGCGTACGACACCCAGAAGCTGAAAAACATCGGTGAGAATATCGACGTGCGTGACAGTTCAAACCTGCGCAAGTACTCCATTCTCGGGGCGCTGACGCTCTATCTGGACTTTATCAACCTGTTCCTGATGCTGCTGCGTATTTTCGGCAATCGCCGCTAG
- a CDS encoding lysylphosphatidylglycerol synthase domain-containing protein translates to MSKKHSRWRLAKKILTWVFFIAVAVLLVIYAKKVDWAEVWKVIRDYDRMSLMGAVALVVLSFLLYGCYDLLGRVYCGHKLAKRQVMLVSFICYAFNLTLSTWVGGIGMRYRLYSRLGLPSGTITRIFSLSITTNWLGYILLGGVIFTAGVVQLPDQWYIDQSTLRIIGIVLLLMIAFYLWACAFAKRRHMTIKGQKLVLPSWRFALAQMGISAANWMAMGAIIWLLMGEDVNYFFVLGVLLVSSIAGVIVHIPAGIGVLEAVFIALLAGEHVSHGTIIAALLAYRMLYYFLPLGLATVCYLVLESRAKKLRAKNEQQMAK, encoded by the coding sequence ATGAGCAAAAAACATTCGCGCTGGCGTCTGGCAAAGAAGATCCTCACCTGGGTCTTCTTTATTGCCGTTGCGGTGCTGCTGGTCATATACGCCAAAAAGGTCGACTGGGCCGAGGTATGGAAGGTTATCCGCGACTACGACCGCATGTCGCTGATGGGCGCGGTGGCGCTGGTGGTGCTGAGCTTCCTGCTGTATGGCTGTTACGACCTGCTTGGGCGGGTCTACTGCGGGCATAAGCTGGCTAAACGCCAGGTCATGCTGGTGTCGTTTATCTGCTACGCCTTTAACCTGACCTTAAGTACCTGGGTTGGCGGCATCGGCATGCGCTACCGGCTCTATTCCCGGCTGGGGCTGCCGAGCGGCACCATCACCCGCATTTTCTCCCTGAGTATCACCACCAACTGGCTGGGCTATATCCTGCTGGGCGGGGTGATCTTCACCGCAGGCGTGGTACAGCTGCCCGATCAGTGGTATATCGATCAGTCGACGCTGCGCATCATCGGCATCGTCCTGCTGCTGATGATCGCTTTCTACCTTTGGGCCTGCGCCTTTGCTAAGCGGCGCCATATGACCATCAAAGGGCAGAAGCTGGTGCTGCCCTCCTGGCGTTTTGCGCTGGCGCAGATGGGGATTTCAGCCGCCAACTGGATGGCGATGGGGGCTATTATCTGGCTGCTGATGGGCGAAGATGTGAACTACTTCTTTGTGCTGGGGGTGCTGCTGGTGAGCAGTATCGCTGGGGTAATTGTTCATATCCCGGCCGGGATCGGCGTGCTGGAAGCGGTGTTTATCGCCCTGTTGGCGGGGGAGCATGTGTCCCACGGCACCATCATCGCCGCCCTGCTGGCCTACCGTATGCTCTATTACTTCCTGCCGCTGGGGCTGGCAACGGTCTGTTATCTGGTGCTGGAGAGCCGGGCGAAGAAGCTGCGGGCCAAAAACGAGCAGCAGATGGCGAAGTAA